The following DNA comes from Acidobacteriota bacterium.
GCCCGGCCGGACTGAAATCAAGGTGGCCGTGGACTCCCTCGTATCGGACCGGACACAGGACGTCCAGGGGGCCATCCTTCTGAAAGTCACGGATACCACGACGTCGCTGCAACGAGGCGATCGCGTGGAGTTCAGGGGGCGAATTTACGGGCTGCCACCGGCCGGGGACGGTTCGGGCTTTGACTACCGGCGGTACCTTACGCTCAAGGGAGTCTCCGGTATCGTCTACCTGCCGACGCTGCTGGACGTGCGCGTTGACCGGCGTGCCCGTTACGGGTTCCTCTCGGTCGTGGATAACCTTCGCAGCTGGGTCGTCGCCACGCTCAACAAGAACCTCTCACCGGTGGCCGCGGCGCTGGCGACGGGCTTTCTCATCGGCGAGACAAGAAACATCCCGCCCGAGGTCTACCGGATGTTTCGTGACAGCGGCACGCTGCATCTGCTGGCCGTTTCCGGGTCAAACGTCACGCTCGTGCTGATGTTCTTTATCGTTCTCATGCGGCCGTTCTCGCTGCCGCCTTTTCGCAGGGCCGTCATTCTGCTGGTTGTCATCGTTGTTTTCACCGCTCTCTCGTATGGTGAGCCGTCGGTCGTTCGGGCCTCCGTCATGGCCGTTCTGGTGATTCTGGCCCGCTTTGCCCAGCGCCGCCACAACCTGAACAATATCATTGCCCTGACCGCCCTTATCATTCTCATCGTTCAGCCGTCCCAGCTCTTCGATGTGGGCTTCCAGCTTTCATTCGTGACGGCCTGGGGGCTGATTTTCATCGTCCCGCGTCTGTCGGCACGGTTTGAAACCTTCCACGGCCGCTGGTGGTACCGCTGGCTGGTCTTTCCGCTGATGATCTCCGTCGTGGCCCAGGTTTGCTCCACGCCCCTTATCGCGTACTATTTCGGGCGGATTCCGGTCATCTCGGTGCTGGCTAATCTTGTTATCGTCCCTCTGGTTTCACTGGCCGTTATCGGCGTTCTCTCCGTGCTGGCGGCTCAGATTCTATGGCCCATGCTGGGGCTCTTTGTCGGTTCCGTAATCGACAAGCTGCTGCTGCTGGTGGTGGCGGCGCTCAGACAATTCGGCGGTGATCAGATTCCCGTCCTTGAGGTCAGCACGATTCTGCCTGACAGCCTCTCGGTTCCGACGGCTGTGTTTGCCTACACGCTGGTTGTTCTGTTCACCCTGGCCGTCCGCCATCGCCTGGCCCGCCGCCTGGCGATGCTGGCAGCGTTGATCGGTATCAATCTGGCGCTGGTTTTTGCCGTCGTCCGGGCCACGGCCGGTACGGAACGGTGGGTATCGCTCCACGCGGTCCCGGGTGGAATTGCAGCCTTTGTCGGTGGAAGCGAATCGGACGGAACTGACTTGATCCTGCACGGCCTGAGCGGCGTGACGTACGCGCTGGATGAGAAAGTATTTCAGCCGTTGCTTGCGGATTTGAAGCTTGAAAGTCTGGACAGAATCTTCCTGCTGTCGACGGAT
Coding sequences within:
- a CDS encoding ComEC/Rec2 family competence protein, which translates into the protein MFRKYPSLLVLIFVVAGIVTADSSHLPSWSFLIVSLVALVLGSFAYTTARTVPAVLLLSACMAGFAAFQFSHQYVDVGPRHLSRAVSGRAIYRIYGSVADWPELRPGRTEIKVAVDSLVSDRTQDVQGAILLKVTDTTTSLQRGDRVEFRGRIYGLPPAGDGSGFDYRRYLTLKGVSGIVYLPTLLDVRVDRRARYGFLSVVDNLRSWVVATLNKNLSPVAAALATGFLIGETRNIPPEVYRMFRDSGTLHLLAVSGSNVTLVLMFFIVLMRPFSLPPFRRAVILLVVIVVFTALSYGEPSVVRASVMAVLVILARFAQRRHNLNNIIALTALIILIVQPSQLFDVGFQLSFVTAWGLIFIVPRLSARFETFHGRWWYRWLVFPLMISVVAQVCSTPLIAYYFGRIPVISVLANLVIVPLVSLAVIGVLSVLAAQILWPMLGLFVGSVIDKLLLLVVAALRQFGGDQIPVLEVSTILPDSLSVPTAVFAYTLVVLFTLAVRHRLARRLAMLAALIGINLALVFAVVRATAGTERWVSLHAVPGGIAAFVGGSESDGTDLILHGLSGVTYALDEKVFQPLLADLKLESLDRIFLLSTDYDAVDDVIRLAGKFDAGPVYVHRRAAAMFADVLARKGGAGTPLDVRYFGSSGDGPPEPGYLADDRGFWLHARGAHMLFADGLNDTHSTPLPDTLRAILVLGRSWSPTVGEWVTLRELGYSLIVCSRVAQYPDDTDDPSDFNPDRVLPEFIYVLKERGSLRIPLGHGSERIR